Proteins co-encoded in one Nitrospinota bacterium genomic window:
- the lgt gene encoding prolipoprotein diacylglyceryl transferase, whose translation MLPVLIQIGPIKLFTYGLMAATGLLVGVTLAARRAEKEGINGGLIADLGFYVIIAAIVGSRLMYVLVEYPAYIAEPLRIFKLWEGGLVFYGGFIACVPVVWWFIDKHKLPFWKVADILAPYLALAHAIGRLGCLAAGCCYGRPTDSWVGIVFTNPAGLAPLGVPLYPTQIFDSLNEFAIFLILLAMRRHKKFDGQLMIGWITLYSFGRFIVEYFRGDPRGQFLGLSLSTSQGIAIIGFACGLILLYRGFRRAG comes from the coding sequence ATGCTGCCGGTACTTATACAGATAGGCCCCATAAAACTTTTCACCTACGGCCTGATGGCGGCCACCGGTCTGTTAGTGGGGGTAACGCTTGCCGCCCGCCGCGCGGAAAAAGAGGGGATCAACGGCGGCCTGATCGCCGACCTCGGTTTTTACGTCATCATCGCGGCCATCGTTGGTTCCCGCCTGATGTACGTGCTGGTGGAATATCCGGCATACATCGCCGAACCGCTGCGCATATTCAAGCTATGGGAAGGGGGGCTGGTCTTTTACGGCGGCTTCATCGCCTGCGTGCCGGTGGTCTGGTGGTTCATCGATAAGCATAAGCTCCCGTTCTGGAAGGTGGCGGATATTCTGGCCCCCTATCTGGCGCTGGCGCATGCCATCGGGCGGCTCGGCTGCTTGGCGGCCGGTTGCTGCTACGGCAGGCCGACCGATTCGTGGGTGGGCATTGTGTTCACCAATCCCGCCGGTCTTGCCCCCCTGGGGGTGCCGCTGTATCCCACGCAGATTTTCGACTCGCTCAACGAGTTCGCCATTTTCCTCATCCTGCTGGCGATGCGGCGGCATAAGAAGTTCGACGGACAGCTTATGATCGGCTGGATAACCCTCTACTCATTTGGGCGTTTTATCGTGGAATATTTCCGCGGCGATCCGCGCGGACAATTTTTGGGCCTTTCACTAAGCACCTCGCAGGGAATCGCCATCATCGGTTTCGCGTGCGGGCTTATTTTGCTCTATCGCGGATTCAGGAGGGCCGGATGA